GGcgttgataaatttaatttttatattttatattagcttcatgattttaatacaataaatgtcgGGTAAATAATGACTTCTAGAAACTGGTTGGACTGAGAATTGAAGTCTCTACCTTACTAGTTTTCCAGAGTATATAGGAAATTAAAACCTATTAAAGGAGTCACCTTCTTTAAGTTACAAATTTTTACCAAAagggatataataatattatttaccgtacattatatactgtcccacaacTAGAcgcgggcctactctactacctAGAGGGATTAGGTTTTAGTACACACTGCGTTGATTTAGTGCGTGTTGCTAGACTTAAAATAGCGTCACTTTTTTTTATCGAGAACTTCTCTAGTGTGCTCACGAttctttcacaattaaaaaaaaggattcCCGGAAAGGTAattctaaaatcaaataaaatttattttcaaaccgtattaaaatcaaattaccaTTATAAGATCGTAGTCGTTATAAACCGTAAATGGCCTTTTATTTCGCTTATTCTGTATATTATTAAGATGTAGGTATGTTAGCTGTtggttttctaataaataaataaataaaaaagatattaatttgTAGTTTAAATTACAAACCACAATTATAGCAATACACCGTGCTTGTTATTGTAAATAGTAATCCAACTGTCAAGAATGACGATTAAAATTTGAACACCTTACACGGTACACTaccttacttaaatattattattagtcagAGATCTAAACCCACATAACATGCTTTTactgtaagtatatattataaattaacttttattttcttacaaaaaagTTCTATTTTCTGAATAGAAACTCTACTTGTTGACAATATTATctctacattaaaatatttgattcatTAACGTATTTCAAACAAACCTAAACGAACCTCAAGAATTTGTGATcctcttattttaattaaactattccTTTGTAATAAGACTTTTAAGAACGCAAAAAACATGTGTTCCACACGTCCAAGtcgattttattacaaattctaTTCTTTCTTTTTGACAGATGGTACATCTTTcagttagtaaaatttttgttatggTACATACTTAAACTTAACAATTAAACTAACTTTTTATAGTTTGCAGACGCAGCCGGGGGCAAAGCGCGAGTTTAAGAATTGACCTTCAAAATAGAGCACATGACAAAGGATAAGTATACTGCAGGAACATAGCATATCAATTACCCTCACTAAAGCTGAAACTGCCATGCTATCTCAGCCAGGCGCGGCTTAAAATGGGTGTCGCAAAATCTCCATTATACTTTCAATTTAATTGCCCCTTCCCATGTCGTTTATGGGACAATGTCTGACATTTTGGGGTACGCGTGCCACACGCGAGCATAATATCATACTACACGCACAAGGGTGAAATGGGTAAACAGGGTGAGGCATATGTTGcagtttaaatgtaattttctttATGGAGCCAAGCAGAGTAAATCTTTTTTGAGTGTGGCAATAAagggtaatttaaatttttaccttGGTAAATTTACATTGAGAGCGAGTGTAGCTACGTGGTCATAATTGATCAGGTATCAGAGCACTTACATTGTGCACTGGAAGGTCCTCGGTGCGATTCCAACGCTTAAACAAAACTTTGAGTAATGAAGTCCTAGGGGGTGGCGATTGGGGCAACTGCCCGAAGCCTTACGCTTATAAGGTGCAggaagaaaaaaacatattcctCTTTTAACAATCAGATAAAATACCGCGCAACGACCTTCCCTCCAGCGCCTCGTATTAATTAAGGTCGCCAAATTGACTATCAATGTTTTTAAGGTTCTATAAcagaacccttataggatcagtTTGTTGTCTATCTCTCCGTTTGTCTATCAGTTTGTTaaaaccctttttctcaggaataCATTATCCCGAGCCGAGTATTGTAACCAGTTAGTAGGTtaccctcagcatggtcacttaattttcaaggatTGCGAGCACCTTAAGCGCTCATCCAAAAGTCCGATGTATTTgtatataagccgacccttaTCAGGCtaataaacgtaaataagtcaggttaaaaagaaaatatcaacTTTaagtttatatcaaatactgGAGTCCATGATCaaaagtaagataaaaaaaaaacagaatgtttatcatttcaattgttttttttaattaaaatgccaTGCAGGGATTTCTTTCTtagctttttgttttaaaatacgtgttaaCTCTATCTTGCATCAAAATCAACAGAACCTCTATCATCAGTGATTGATTAACCGACAACCCACTTAGCCCCATACAAACTAACAGACTATTCCTTTGTAGGTAAGTAATGTGCAACGCCAAtgaatagttaaattattataactacaaTGCAGAACCTAGAACCCAATTGTTATATAATACAGTACAGATACAACCTCAATAGATTATTTAGAAAATGTCCACAATATTCATTCTCATGGGTGCaacttaatattatacagaACAATAATCCTACATGATAACGATTATTACGATCACACACTAAATAGGTATATAAGAaaacattacaaagtatttaaaaatcaaattggtacatacaaattatgtactttcataaaatataacattgtttAATCCTCAAAACTAATTTACTATACATGAGTCaattacagcgccatctattcatATTAGATGcaactacataaaataatagttttcaccgctttgttttgatatatcgttgaaaatattttatttgatttatatgaatatttatgtaatatattaaattgtactcattaaatattttctgaaaaaaaaatacacaaacacaatataaattagCATGCCCCTCTGTGCAATAATGGGTGCAGGCTGCAATTAATTAAagctaaattaaataatttgttttatcctCTAGGTCTGCgtagttgatttatttattagtgagaCGATTATTTCGTCGTAGTTGATAACTGAGTTTTGCAAGTTATCAacgtgaataaaataataatattttgtctcttaTAATTTCTAGACTGCACAACCCGTTAAATTACACGCGATTGTGGCAACACTGTAACAGTGAGCCATCGCCCCGCTAACGGTGTCATGGCGGTTTGACTTgttgaaggtttttttttgctttaactCAATAGTTAATGTGCTTTTTAGCAATTTGATCTTTGAtttcaaaaagtaaaattacgtgacacaaaatagttaataatgCGCGAATACAAAATAGTCGTGCTAGGTAGCGGTGGCGTGGGAAAGTCTGCTCTGACAGTGCAATTCGTACAAGGCATCTTTGTCGAGAAATACGACCCCACCATCGAGGACAGCTATCGGAAACAGGTGGAAGTGGACGGGCAACAATGTATGCTCGAGATTCTGGACACGGCGGGCACAGAGCAGTTCACGGCGATGCGAGATCTGTACATGAAGAACGGGCAAGGTTTTGTGTTAGTGTATTCGATCACCGCACAATCTACGTTCAACGACCTGCAGGACTTGCGGGAGCAGATCCTGCGAGTGAAGGACAAGGATGATGTGCCGATGGTGCTGGTGGGCAACAAGACAGACCTGGAGGCGGAGCGCGTGGTCGGCAAGGAGCAGGGACAAAACCTGGCGCGCCACTTCAACTGCGCCTTCATGGAGACCTCCGCCAAGGCGAAAATACACGTGAACGATGTGTTCTATGACTTAGTGCGACAGATCAACAAAAAGTCCCCCAAGAAGGAAGAATCAAGGAAAAAAACTATCAAGTACTGTAAGATTCTGTAAGAGTTCCGCTGGTGCCAGCGAGTTCGACGCGTcgaggtataaaatatttaataatttgtaagacTTCTCGTACCCTGATTTGGCTCTTGACAGTACCCAAAGTTAACTAGATCAGATGATGAGCATAACTGCTTCAAAATACCTGTAGCGTTGAGTATGTGCATTTGTTGAGCTGTGTCATGAAGGAGTGCCGTACACAAGTGGAAAATCCACAGAGCGCTCTGCGTGATGTCCGAATTCCTCCCCACGTGCAAACACATATTTACTGATACTTTTTAGTCTATATTTTGATAGTTAGTATATATATGAGGATAGACTCAGAGTTTCTGTGCATGTTTCACTATAGAGAATTCCAATTGTATTGTGTGGATGCTGTAAGTTCAGAAGTTGTAAATGGTTATATAAGAAATTCCTTATtactataatgtataacattgtaAACCTTTGTTAGAGGTCATGAATAGTGTGGCTGTAGTGTTGTAATTGGGCACTATACATGCTTACTGCTAACATAGTATGATTATATGCAAGAGGTTACATAGTCACTGAGCATACACTGTTCATGGATTCTCAAGTATTAATTTTTTCCATTTTGAGCAACAAAATTctgtaaattaatgaattttgttataattataaaataccaatgTTAGGTACAGACAGCTGCGTGTCAATTAGATTCAACAGGAAAATGACTATGGGGATTTTATTTACCATGAAATTATCCTTCAAGGGCACACAGTATGTAACGGAGCGGTGTGCCACACTGGGAGCTGTATTGTTCACAGGTCAATGTAATTTGCCAGTAATGTTATTTGCATTTAGCCCTCACTGTGTGGACCTAacattataagtttatttttaattatagtattgaTCTTATCATACTGATAAGGGTGAGATGTGAACTTCTGAACGGCCAGGGTGAAGTGGGTTGCACGCAGGCTCCCTGGCCAGCTGGCCGGTGTACCGGTAGGCCTGAATCAgcgtaatgtttaataattaaggatacattaaattttttcagatatattattgtcttgttatataattcaaatgtaTTGAAGGGATGGTGATGACACTGTTTAGGACTCGGTGCCTCGAACAAACTAGTGGATGGTGAGTGCACAACTGAGTGATTAGTGCGGGCGTCGCGCggcggtgcggcggcgcggctgCGTGCCGTGCTGTGCCGAGCTGTGCCGTGCCGTGCCGTGCCGTGCTGTGCCGCGCCGCAACACACGGCGCACACACGCGCACCGCTCGCGACCCTTCCCCCACCGTAACCCCtcgtaatatacaaaattaaaaaatctaaaaaaattatcgttATTGTAAATGAATTAAAGTTTTATGATTACTGGCTCATTCATATATAAATTACCAATCTATGTTTTGCCGCTAGAACtttgttaaacataataattatataggtGTTCAAATATTGTTATGGGATTAGATGTTTCCTCCATTTGTCTTttctgtttaatattatgtaagattaACTGCACAAGGATATTGGTAAACTTTGATCTgagttgaattatattttttatatatattgtgcaaaactaagaacttgtatattttttatcttttcaaTCAATAATCGTCATgtacactaaatattaatttgatttttttgcaaatttatcaataaaaccaattttaaagATGATTGTTTTGGGGTATGCCTTGTCCCCCGCGCGGCCGTGCGGCCGTGCAGCGCTCCCCCATGTCAATTGAGGTCGCGGCGTGAGTCACGTCCAGCGCGGCGACCACTGACTCGCGCTCGTCCCCCGCCGACAATCAAATAAACATCAATTGCCGAGGAATTTTaatggattataattaattgaaaggGCCACACTCGGTCTACAACTATTTTATTGATCCAGTGTAAAAAACGTTACATAAGTGTCTCACATTTACATCGCTAAGTACTAAACAATTACAAAGGTAAAATAATGGCAGTGTGACGTGGCGGGCGTATGTCGACATTCTAGTAACATAAGAATTGACACAGTCCAATGGAAATGAACACAATACGCCTAGCTTAATACATACGTACGACAACTAGCATTGTAATCTATAATGCAAAATAGGATTGAGTTACGCGTACTAAATGTCTATGCGCACCCCATGATGTGAAACAAGGTCTAACACATAGATCGAGCTCACAATGGGGTGCCCGGGCTGGGAACAAAACGAACGGCGCTGTTGGGGAGTTGACAAGCCAGTGCCAGTGAGAGATCTACATACAATAGCACTCGGGACAGAATAGATAACgaacaatttatttgattatttttgaagCGTCTATCATGACGGTCTGGGCGTTTATCTAGCGAACGGGTCAAACGTTGCACTGTTGCCGGCAATATCGGTTATCGATACTTGCAACTCGCTATCGTTACAATTTGCTTTATGATAAATGTCCGAAATCCGATAAGGGCCCCGTTCATACGTAATTTACTTCGCTACGTGCCATTAAATGCGGAACGGTGCATTATATACCTActttctataaaatacatattcactgcctgtaatttaatttatttatttccaattaacttttgaaatttgtaaacaCACGCCATAAACTAATTTCgacatacaataatttttacGAGTGATCTCATGATTACGTCATTTTAATACATCTTGCATTAATTGCACATTCGTATTACTGACAATTAGCCTTACATTGTACTGAAAATACAATTAACATACATTTAAAGTTACATCAGAGGCGGTAAATGTGATACGTGCTGATAAACACATGTCGCGTTCCCACTCTTATTATCTGTTTGATATCTAAAATCTAGGAAATAGATCATGATcgttaaaatcaaaaatttgcGATACAAATGCgaactatcaaaaatataatagaagtgGGAAGGCGAATAGACGCAAACTTTTCTTCCTGCCACCAAGTCATCAGAGTATTACCAAACACTCGAACCGTACGGCATACGGAATATTTTCACATATCAACACGATTCCAAAGTCCGTTTATCAATACTATTTCACACTAGATAGTCTCAGGCCGACAAGACCGCGTAAAACCATAACCTTAAAACTAACGACTAGTGATGACTAGATTTGCATAATCACAATACATATAAATCCACCATTCACACGAtgaaaaaatctgtttttaataTGAATGACTCATTTCTCGATGGTAAGCACAATCGTACTCAGCCTCCGGTGGTGAATCATCGTGGGCTGGATGTGGGAGGAAACGAACGTTTCTGGATATGGCCGACTCCAAGAGCGTCCAATTTAGTTTATCGCATCgataaatatatgttaatacACCTGTGAAGCGGTAGGCAGAAGTGATACttcatagtttattattttctcaagTAATTTCGGGTGAACATAATAATCAACTTAGTTGGTATAATACGAATTTGACAACCCTATTATTTTATAGGGATGTCCTACATAAAGGAAACACTACGGGGCATGCCTAGGCATCGAACTAAGATTCGCAGCCTCAGTACTATGCCTATGAGACAACAAATCTAATAACTATAGTACTAGTACAATATACCGTAAATAAAGATTTCCTGTGATAGAACGTGACTGAGCCGGACTATGCGCATTCAGATGCAAAGGGAATGCCTTTAAGGGTTCAAcgaaacagttttaaaataatacgtagacttaaaaatatttgtaaacagtTAAGATCGATTCTGAATTGCATTTAGCGTTAAGTACTATAGTAAGTATAAGACAAGTAAATCACTGGCCCCAGTGGAAACGATACTCCTACCTGTATAGTACTGCACTACTCTCATTACCATAAGAgatcagatgttaagtctaccaaAGTTTAGGAATTACACCAGCTGTGATATCCTAAAGACTCAACCATGCATACTGATGCTCGATGGCGGAAACAGTGTTTATCTAGGTGGACTTTCGCAAGGGATATTTACGGGTTTAATTtctaaaatcacaaataatcAAGATCCACGTAAAGATGGCAGGAACAGTGTTTATCCAGGTGGTATTTCGCACACGAGAAAAAAAcgtgtataatttttaaaatcatgcaAAAAAACGTCCACAAAATAttgtgtcaaatatttttaaaattatgctcTAACgtgatatattaatttatgttacattaaCCTTGACGCGTTatttagtgtatttatatattatttttctataaaatatttgtaaaggaAAACTAAATGTTTTTAGAGATTACTCGAACTATGACAAATTCCAGGAAACTGATATATGTGATTCACGATTTTAATATCCATTTGCCAACGACAATAAATGACTGATTGGCTGATGATTCCAATCAAACGGCAGTATGACATGTCATATAATAAATGCCTTATAATGAGGTGAATATATC
This genomic stretch from Manduca sexta isolate Smith_Timp_Sample1 chromosome 21, JHU_Msex_v1.0, whole genome shotgun sequence harbors:
- the LOC115440159 gene encoding ras-related protein Rap1 — its product is MREYKIVVLGSGGVGKSALTVQFVQGIFVEKYDPTIEDSYRKQVEVDGQQCMLEILDTAGTEQFTAMRDLYMKNGQGFVLVYSITAQSTFNDLQDLREQILRVKDKDDVPMVLVGNKTDLEAERVVGKEQGQNLARHFNCAFMETSAKAKIHVNDVFYDLVRQINKKSPKKEESRKKTIKYCKIL